A stretch of DNA from Armatimonadota bacterium:
TCTGGCCGCCTCGGTATGGACGCGCGACGTAGCAAGGGCTCACCGAATGGCCGATGCGCTGGAGGCCGGCGTGGTGTGGCTGAACACCTTCAACGGCTTCGACAGCTGCGCGCCGTTTGGCGGATGGAAACAGTCGGGATTTGGCACGGATTTAGGCCGGAATGCCGTGGAACAGTACACGCGCCTGAAGTGCGTCTGGGCGGATATGGAGCGATGATGTGACTTCGCCGCGTACCAACCTGAGGCAGGAGCTGCAGCAGAACCGCACCAACCGGGTGCGCGTTAGCGGATTCGATATCGATGGAGTGATGCGTGGCAAGTACCTCTCTGCAGCCAAGTATCTGTCGGCATTGGAGGGCGGCCTGGGATTCTGCGATGTCATCTTCGGCTGGGATTGCGCCGACGCGTTGTACGGAACCGGCGGCTATACCGGCTGGCATACCGGTTTTCCGGACTTGCTGGCAAAGATTGATCCCGCCACATTCCGGTACATACCATGGGAACAGCACACGGCCATGGCGCTGGTGGATTACTACCGGCGTGACGGTACGGAACTGCCGTTCTGCCCGCGAGGACTCCTCAAGCGCATAACAGCCGCTGCAGCGCAAATGGGATACCTGCCGCGCACCGCGGTAGAGTACGAATTCTTTCTTTTTGACGAGTCGGCCGGCTCACTGCATGCGAAGCAGTACGTTGATCCCAGGCCGGAATCCCCGGGAATGTTCTGCTACAGCCTGGCGCGCGCTACCAGTCGGCCGGAGTTTGTGGATGCGCTTTTCGCTGCCTTGGAGGGCGTTCGCATTGAACTGGAAGGTTTCCATACCGAAACCGGTCCGGGCGCATTTGAGGCATCGCTGCGTTATGACGACGCAGTAACGGCGGCAGATTCGGCCGGGCTGTTCAAAGCCACGGTCAAAGAGATCGCTCGCCAGCATGGCCTCACTGCATCATTCATGGCTAAGTGGAACGCCGATCTGCCCGGCTGTGGCGGCCACGTGCACCAGAGTCTGTTGGAGCCGACCAACCGGGAGAATGTGTTTGCCGCCCACGACCGCGCGTTCGGCGCATCGTTCCTGGCGCTCAACTATCTAGCCGGGCAGCAGCAGTTCCTGCCGGAGTTCATGGCGATGCTCGCGCCAACAATAAACAGCTACAAGCGGCTGGTACCGGGCGCCTGGGCGCCCGTCGCGGCCACATGGGGCGTAGAGAACCGGACCAATGCGCTGCGGCTAATACCCGGCCTCACATCCGCCGCAACGCGCATCGAGACGCGCATACCGGGCGCGGACGCGTCACCGCATCTTGCTCTGGCCGCGTGCCTGGCTGCCGGCCTCCATGGGATAAAGGAGACGTTGGAACCCACGGCGCCGACATCGGGAAACGCGTATGAGGAACAGAACGTGCCCACCCTGCCCCTGAGCCTGCACGAGGCGACACAACGCCTCCGGAACAGCCAGGTGGCGCGATCGTGGTTCGGTGACCCATTTGTGGACCATTTCTGCATGACTCGCGATGCAGAGTGGCGCGCCGCCGGCGGTGCCGTGACCGACTGGGAGCTTCGGCGCTACTTTGAGGTGATCTAGTGCTGAGCCGGTTTTCATTTCCCACCAGGATCGTTTTTGGCGAGGGTGCGGCGGAAGAGACCGGCGAAACTGCCAAGGCGCTGGGAGCGCGCACGGCACTGCTGGTTACCGACCCCGGCGTTCTCGGCGCGGGCTTGACGCGGCCAGTGGAGGCTTCACTGCGGGCGTCCGGACTCGTGACGGCGATATTCTCGGGCGTGGATGCGAATCCGACGGAGGAGAACGTCGACTGCGGCGTGGAGGCATGGAGACAGGCCGGCGCCGACATTCTGGTGGCGGTTGGTGGCGGCAGCGCACTGGACGCCGCCAAGGCGGTCCGGATGAGGATCGATCACCACGGGCCGATGGAGCAGTACGATGACAACATCGGCGGCGATGCGAAGATCGTCCAGCAGATGCCGCCGCTGCTTGCGCTGCCGACTACCGCCGGCACGGGCAGCGAGGTTGGCCGGAGCGCGGTCATTATCTGCCGGTCCAACCGGCGGAAGACCGTCTTCTTCCATCCGGGCCTGATGCCCGATGCGGCGCTCTGCGATCCGCTCCTCACCGCTTCCATGCCGTCATCGATAACGGCATGGACGGGCATGGATGCGCTCACGCACAATCTGGAGGCGCGGCTGGCCACGCCGTATCATCCCATGGCTGACGCCATTGCCATCGGCGGACTGCGCTTATGCAGTTCCAGTCTGGTCCGGGCGTTCCGGAATGGCGATGACCTGGCGGCCAGGGCCGACATGATGATGGCGGCTATCATGGGCGCAACGGCTTTCCAGAAGGGCCTTGGCGCCACGCATTCGCTGGCGCACCCGCTTTCGAGTATGGCCGGCATGCATCACGGTCTTACCAACGCAGTGCTGCTGCCCGCGGTACTGGAGTTCAATGCGAAGGCCTGCCATGACGCCTATGCTGAAATCGGGCGGCTGCTGGATATCGGATCGGAACCCGCCGCGCTCCCCAACTGGATACGCCGCCTCAATGCGGAACTGGGAATCTCGCCGCACTTGAGCGATTACGGCATTACGGAAGCGATGATCGCGCCGATGGCAGAGCTGGCCATTCAGGACGGCTGCCACGTGAACAACCCCATGCCTTGCGACCGGTCAATTATGGAGCAGCTTTACCGCAGCTCACTGTAATGGCGGGATCACGGCCGGCGTGAGCTGCATCGTCTGCTCATGCATCTGGCGCTGGTGCTGCGCGTTGATCTGGTAGATCCCGAAGCCGTAGCAGAACGCGTATGCGGCAATGCCGACGCGCAGCATAAGCCGGATGAACCGCGGACGGCGCCGACGGAGAACCTCGAGCGCTACAACGGGCGCGAAGACCAGCAGCAGCTTCATCGCCGCGAAAACCGGCAGGCCGGCGCGCACATAGAAACCCATCACGGGGTTTGCTTCCGCTCCATGCCCGAGCGCGATCAGCCAGAGCGTGCTGATCAGATCGAACAGGCATAAAGCCACCAGGATGTAGCTTTCAGGGCAGAATAGCGCCAGCCGGCGCTCGAGCGGTTGTCGCTGCGGTTGTTTTACAGGGTGTTCGAATGAAGTCATAGTGTCAATATGTGCGGTCCGTATTCGAGTGGATAATTGCGCTGAGCGGTGGAGTGGCCGGCCATGCTCATACGCATACGACGATGCGGGCCCCGTGAACTCTCCGGGCGATTACGTCCTGTTGCGGGGTACCGGCGCGGCCCAAAATGCCTTGCCGGCGGCGAATGCGTGGAGACGCCGCGGTTCTCGCGATGCGCAACAGTTATCGTATGCCTTGCACCGATGCCGGTGTGCACGGCTCGCGCCAACATCGTGCTCTGGAACGGAGCGAAGCGCGTCGTCGCTTAGCGGCTACCCCGTCGCGCCAGAGAGGTTCTTTGCTCCGCTAGCGATGACAACGGCCTCTTTTTCAGAATGACAGCGCGCGGAAGACATCAAGACCGTTGGACCATGGTTGGTTGGTCGGGCTCGGAACGTGAGCGCTGATGGCACTATCAGGCAGTATGTGCACCAGCCCGAATGGCTCCGGGCCGACCGCATCCGCCCAGCCCTAGATCGCCGATGAGAGTTTGAGCAGCCGGACGCCGTGCGGTGGTATTTCCAGCTTCAGCGTGTTATAGGGCCGGCCGAGACTCTTTTGCGCCCACACGTCGCGGACGTCGCACGGGAGTGGCACGTTGAACTCGGTGAGGTTTTCCGTAACGGTCAGGCCCGAGTGATCGAGGTTGAAGAGCGCTACGTACCGGCTGCCGTCGGGCGCATTGGAGAGCCAGCGGACGAGATTGAAGGTTCGGTCGATCTGCCCGGGCGCGGCGCCCTGCTGCTGGATGCGGAGCGCTTCCGTGTTGGTGAGCAGGCCGAGCGTGAATCGATCGAGCGCCGGGAGATGGCCGCCGAACATCAGCGGCGACCGCGCGATGATCCAGAGCGTCATCATCGTCAACTGCTCGTCGTGCGTCAGCTTGGATGCCCGACCGCCCTTGTCGCTCTCCTGTGGCGGCAGCGCGATCCGACCCAGCGGCAGCATATCGGCATCCGGCCAGTGGCCGGGTCCGCCATACCGCACCCAGTTCGGCAGCAGGTCGAATGCGCGCAGCACATGATCCCACTGATCCCAAACGTCGTCGGATATGCGCCACATCTCGGCCTGGTGAGCCACGTCGCTCGCCCTGGAGAGCGGCGTCGGTCCCGGTGAAAGGCTGAGCACGATGCCCGGCGCGACCTTTTCGATCGCGTTGTGGAGCAGCCGGATCTCGCCTTGATGGTACGGCTGGCTCATGTCATCGGCCTTGATGAAGTCGACGCCCCAGGCGTTGTACAGCGTGATCAGCGAGTTGTACCAATCCTGTGAGCCGGGAAGCTCCGGATGTACGCCGTACATCACGCTGTTCCAGTCGCAGATCGACGTCGGGTCGGCGATATCCTGGGCATGCGCCGTGCTGCCAAAGATCGGCGTTTTAGCTGCGACGGCCTGGCGTGGAATGCCCCGCATAATGTGGATACCAAACTTGAGCCCGTTGCGATGAACGTAGTCGGCCAACGGCTTGAAGCCCGCCTGGTGGCCGGCGCTGGGAAACCGGTTGAAGGAGGGAATGAAGCGCCCAAACCCATCCATATCCATGGCGGCCTTCTCGGAGTATCCTGCCGTACCGCCGGTCGGGTTGTACCAGCCTTCATCCACCACGATGTACTCCCAGCCGAGACCCGCCAGCGATCCGGCCATCGCATCGGTATTGGCGCGTACAGCCCACTCGCGAACCCCGAGACCAAAACAGTCCCAACTGTTCCAGCCCATCGGCGGACGATGGGCCAATAAAGCTTGAGCGCGGTGTGCTGCCATCGAAGTAGATCTCCTTCGCCACCCGGTACATGGTATCACAGAGTCGGCCCGCGGGCCACAACGAGGGCGAGCGGCACTGGTGTTGCCGGGAGACAAGAGATATGACGCGTGAACGGCCGCAGTGGTCGACCGATGGGCAGGTGGAACGGCTGCGGGAGCTGCTCGGGGCGGAGCCCGCACACCGCCTTGCTCCGCTGCGCCGCGATGTACGCTCACTGGGCCGGCTCTTGGGTGTGGTACTGCGGGAACAGGCCGGAAACGAGCTGTACGAGGAGGTTGAGGCCATCCGCCGGCTGGCGATCGAGCGCCGGGAGGCGATGGATCGCGGCGAGCCCGATGCTGGAGGCCTTGAACCGCTGGCGGCGCGGTGTAACAACGCCGATACTAGCCGAACGTACGCACTCACGAAGGCGTTTGCTATCTACTTTGAACTGACGAACCTCGCCGAGGCAAATCACAGGAAGCGGCGACTGCGAGCCGCCCAGGTGACGGCTGGCGCCGCGCCACAGCCGGGCTCAATACACGGAACGCTGCTGCGCCTCCGTGCGGCATGGATATTTGATGAAGATGTGCGGCGGCTGCTTGACCGGGTGGAAGTGACGCCGGTGTTCACGGCGCATCCTACAGAGACGGCCCGGCGCACGATCCTCGCCAAAAGGCACGCGATCGGTCACCAGATCGAGCAGCTCGACTGGCTGCCGCTCACCGATCGCGAAGCTGGGGAACGCGAGGCCGAAATCCTGGCCGAAATCACCGCTCTGTGGCAAACCGATGAGGTGCGACGCGAACGCCCAACGGTAAACGCGGAGATACGGATGGGGCTCGACTACTTCGAGCAGGTTATTGTGGAGGCCGTTCCGGCTCTTTATGCAGAGTGTGAAGAGAGCTTTCTGGCAACTTACGGTTCGACTATGGATCCATTGGCGATGCGGCCGATTGTACGCTTTGGTTCATGGATCGGCGGGGATGCGGATGGAAATCCCAATGTGACGGCCGATTGCACCCGCGATGCCGTTGAGATGGCACGCAGGCTGGTGTTGAACACATATCGTAAGTCGGTACAGCGGCTGCAGAGGCTGGTGAGCAGCTCCGCGCTGCAGTGTGGTGTTTCCGATGAGCTAGTGGCGGCGCTTGACGCGGCCGAGCGGCAGCCCGGACCACGTGGCTATGGCTCCAGCGTGGAGATCTACCGGCGCTGGTTTAACTGGATTGGGCATCGCCTCGATGAGACACTGAACGGTGGGACTGCGGCCTACGCCGAACCCGGTTATTTCGATGAAGACGTACGCATCGCTTTCAGAAGCCTGATGCAAAACCGCGGCGGCCGGATCGCCGAGCGGTACCTCGGTCCCCTGCTGTTGCAGATCGTCACGTTCGGATTCCATCTGTGCACACTGGATATCCGCCAACATGCACGTGTTCACGCGCGTGCTGTAAGCGACCTTGCAAGTGGCGCGCAGACGCCGGAGCGGCTTTCGGCCGTATCTGACGATACCCACGCGCTTATGGCCACGCTGCGGGAGGTGGCTGCTATCCGCCGAGATCACCCGGCTGCAATCACGCGATATGTAATCAGCGGGGCGCGACAGCCGCAGGACCTGCTGCATGCCGTGTGGCTTTGCCAAACTGCCGGCATCGCGGTAGAAGGCGTGCGGCATGGCCGACCAGGGTTGATGCCGGTTCCGCTGTTTGAATCGATTGACGATCTCCGCCGCTGCGCAGATGTTTGCGGTGAAGTCTGGAGCATGCCGGAGTGGGAGCCTCTGCTCAGCTCGTGGGACTATCGGCAGGAGGTGATGCTGGGCTATAGCGATTCAAACAAAGACGGTGGAATGCTGACGAGCACTTGGGAGATATTCAAGGCGCATCGCGCTCTGCACGCCGTTGCAAAGAAGTGCAGTGTGGATCTCTCGCTTTTCCACGGCCGCGGCGGAACGGTGGGCAGAGGCGGTGGCCCGACACACCGCGCGATTGCCGCGCAGCCGCCCGACGCCTTTGACGGCGCACTACGGATTACCGAGCAGGGTGAGGTGCTGAACTGGAAGTACAGCGACGTGAAGATTGCTGCTCGCAACCTGGAGCTGATGGTTGCCGCATCGCTCGAGGCGCTGACCCGGTCCGGCGGTTGGGGCGCCGAAATCCTCCCGGCCTGGGAGTGGACGATGGAGCAGCTATCGGCGAGCGCCTATCAATGTTACCGGAGCCGGATTGCCGAATCGCCGGATGCGCTCACCTACTTTGAGGAAGCGACTCCGGTTCTGGAGCTGGAGCATGCCCGCATCGGCTCGCGCCCAACCCGGCGCAGTGTCCGGACCGGCCTGGAAGACCTTCGAGCCATTCCCTGGGTGTTTGGCTGGATGCAGAGCCGGCACGTTTTGCCGGGGTGGTTTGGCGTGGGCGCCGCGCTGGAGGCGCTCGTCGAGGCTTCGCCCTCGCACTTGGCGGTGCTGCAGGATATGGTGGTGAGGTTTCCACTGTTTGAAGATATGATGCGGAACGTGGAGACTGCGCTCGCGAAGGCCGACATGCGCATTGCCGCCCGTTATGCCGAACTGGTGCGGAACAGCAGCATCCGGGAGACCGTTTTTGAGACGATACGGGCGGAGTACGAACGCACACTCAACATGACGCTGCTGGTCACCAGGCAGGGGCACTTGCTGGAGAAGATGCCGGCGCTGGCCGAGTCGATCCGTCTTCGCAATCCGTATGTGGACCCGATGAGTCTGATGCAGGTGGATCTGCTGCGGCGGAAACGCGCCGGCGAGACGGGCGAGGATCTCGACTATGCCCTTGCCGCCACAATCAACGGGATAGCGGCCGGGCTCCGGAACACCGGATAATCGCATCAACCAGCTTGCCGGCGCCGCCGCGAAGCACATCCGCGGTCGGCAGGCCGGTGTTGGTCTCCGTCGATTCCACGGCTGAAGCGGCATCGGCATCGCTCATTCCGGCGGTGTTCAGGGCAATCGCAGCCACGCGCGGCGGCGGCTGGGCGGCGCCCGCAATGGCCGCCACCTGCTCGTAGAGGCGTACCACTTTGCTGAGAGGCGGAATGGCGACTTCCGGCAGCCGGTGAAGCGACTGACTTGCGGCGTGGTGAACCAGTACCATGTGGGTGGGACATGAGCCCCGTATGAGGGGCAGCCAGGCCGTGGAGGCCGGGTGCAATATCGAGCCCTGGCCCTCGATGAACAGGAAGTCGGCATCTGAGGCTGCGCTCAGCACCGATCGTTCCACGGCGCCGGACGCGAAATCCACGCGGACAGCATCCACGGGTACGCCGTCGCCGGAGATCGCGATTCCGATTTGTCCCGACGCGACGAACGTGGAACGGAGACCGCGGCTGCGAGCCGCCGCATGCATTTCGAGGGATGCGGTCATCTTGCCGATACCCATGTCGGTGCCAACGGTAAGGATGCGCGTGTTCGGCAGCGCGGCAGCCCTGCCCAGACCCGGCTCAAGCCCTTCGGGCTCCTGGCGGATATCCCAAATCCATCGGCCCGGCCGCAGCCGGATCTTCAGCCGCGGATTGTCCGCCAGTGGCGCATGCAGGCCGTTCACCAGCGAAAGTCCGGCGG
This window harbors:
- a CDS encoding glutamine synthetase is translated as MRGKYLSAAKYLSALEGGLGFCDVIFGWDCADALYGTGGYTGWHTGFPDLLAKIDPATFRYIPWEQHTAMALVDYYRRDGTELPFCPRGLLKRITAAAAQMGYLPRTAVEYEFFLFDESAGSLHAKQYVDPRPESPGMFCYSLARATSRPEFVDALFAALEGVRIELEGFHTETGPGAFEASLRYDDAVTAADSAGLFKATVKEIARQHGLTASFMAKWNADLPGCGGHVHQSLLEPTNRENVFAAHDRAFGASFLALNYLAGQQQFLPEFMAMLAPTINSYKRLVPGAWAPVAATWGVENRTNALRLIPGLTSAATRIETRIPGADASPHLALAACLAAGLHGIKETLEPTAPTSGNAYEEQNVPTLPLSLHEATQRLRNSQVARSWFGDPFVDHFCMTRDAEWRAAGGAVTDWELRRYFEVI
- a CDS encoding iron-containing alcohol dehydrogenase, with translation MLSRFSFPTRIVFGEGAAEETGETAKALGARTALLVTDPGVLGAGLTRPVEASLRASGLVTAIFSGVDANPTEENVDCGVEAWRQAGADILVAVGGGSALDAAKAVRMRIDHHGPMEQYDDNIGGDAKIVQQMPPLLALPTTAGTGSEVGRSAVIICRSNRRKTVFFHPGLMPDAALCDPLLTASMPSSITAWTGMDALTHNLEARLATPYHPMADAIAIGGLRLCSSSLVRAFRNGDDLAARADMMMAAIMGATAFQKGLGATHSLAHPLSSMAGMHHGLTNAVLLPAVLEFNAKACHDAYAEIGRLLDIGSEPAALPNWIRRLNAELGISPHLSDYGITEAMIAPMAELAIQDGCHVNNPMPCDRSIMEQLYRSSL
- a CDS encoding glycoside hydrolase family 27 protein, with the translated sequence MAAHRAQALLAHRPPMGWNSWDCFGLGVREWAVRANTDAMAGSLAGLGWEYIVVDEGWYNPTGGTAGYSEKAAMDMDGFGRFIPSFNRFPSAGHQAGFKPLADYVHRNGLKFGIHIMRGIPRQAVAAKTPIFGSTAHAQDIADPTSICDWNSVMYGVHPELPGSQDWYNSLITLYNAWGVDFIKADDMSQPYHQGEIRLLHNAIEKVAPGIVLSLSPGPTPLSRASDVAHQAEMWRISDDVWDQWDHVLRAFDLLPNWVRYGGPGHWPDADMLPLGRIALPPQESDKGGRASKLTHDEQLTMMTLWIIARSPLMFGGHLPALDRFTLGLLTNTEALRIQQQGAAPGQIDRTFNLVRWLSNAPDGSRYVALFNLDHSGLTVTENLTEFNVPLPCDVRDVWAQKSLGRPYNTLKLEIPPHGVRLLKLSSAI
- a CDS encoding phosphoenolpyruvate carboxylase, which codes for MTRERPQWSTDGQVERLRELLGAEPAHRLAPLRRDVRSLGRLLGVVLREQAGNELYEEVEAIRRLAIERREAMDRGEPDAGGLEPLAARCNNADTSRTYALTKAFAIYFELTNLAEANHRKRRLRAAQVTAGAAPQPGSIHGTLLRLRAAWIFDEDVRRLLDRVEVTPVFTAHPTETARRTILAKRHAIGHQIEQLDWLPLTDREAGEREAEILAEITALWQTDEVRRERPTVNAEIRMGLDYFEQVIVEAVPALYAECEESFLATYGSTMDPLAMRPIVRFGSWIGGDADGNPNVTADCTRDAVEMARRLVLNTYRKSVQRLQRLVSSSALQCGVSDELVAALDAAERQPGPRGYGSSVEIYRRWFNWIGHRLDETLNGGTAAYAEPGYFDEDVRIAFRSLMQNRGGRIAERYLGPLLLQIVTFGFHLCTLDIRQHARVHARAVSDLASGAQTPERLSAVSDDTHALMATLREVAAIRRDHPAAITRYVISGARQPQDLLHAVWLCQTAGIAVEGVRHGRPGLMPVPLFESIDDLRRCADVCGEVWSMPEWEPLLSSWDYRQEVMLGYSDSNKDGGMLTSTWEIFKAHRALHAVAKKCSVDLSLFHGRGGTVGRGGGPTHRAIAAQPPDAFDGALRITEQGEVLNWKYSDVKIAARNLELMVAASLEALTRSGGWGAEILPAWEWTMEQLSASAYQCYRSRIAESPDALTYFEEATPVLELEHARIGSRPTRRSVRTGLEDLRAIPWVFGWMQSRHVLPGWFGVGAALEALVEASPSHLAVLQDMVVRFPLFEDMMRNVETALAKADMRIAARYAELVRNSSIRETVFETIRAEYERTLNMTLLVTRQGHLLEKMPALAESIRLRNPYVDPMSLMQVDLLRRKRAGETGEDLDYALAATINGIAAGLRNTG
- a CDS encoding DUF1611 domain-containing protein translates to MTAQQTHRITPDDQLVLLMHGHLTAGFGKMGLGLLRYSPAAVTAVVDRDHAGEDLRLLTGIPRDAPIVATMAQALRHGGTILAPGVAAPGGTLPPDYWPEIEEALAAGLSLVNGLHAPLADNPRLKIRLRPGRWIWDIRQEPEGLEPGLGRAAALPNTRILTVGTDMGIGKMTASLEMHAAARSRGLRSTFVASGQIGIAISGDGVPVDAVRVDFASGAVERSVLSAASDADFLFIEGQGSILHPASTAWLPLIRGSCPTHMVLVHHAASQSLHRLPEVAIPPLSKVVRLYEQVAAIAGAAQPPPRVAAIALNTAGMSDADAASAVESTETNTGLPTADVLRGGAGKLVDAIIRCSGARPLSR